The following DNA comes from Solea solea chromosome 6, fSolSol10.1, whole genome shotgun sequence.
AAGAGTCCACACTAACCGACTGGTTTTTTGATGACTGAGAGACGGGGATCACACATTTAACGACTGAACCTGATGATTTGTCAAACTAACTGAAGCCAACTGACCACATCAGACTCTTGCAGAAACTCTTGTGAGAGAGTCTACGAGAgcgaaaaagaataaaagacgAGTATGGGTGAAGTCGTGAAGTCATGGAGTCATGGAGGAGTCGACATTGGCATCGTTGTTTAGATATTCCCACAACTTCCTGTCGTCTTCTGATgctatttcctgtgtcccacctacTCTCTTTCATTAGCCATTggcagcatgtgtttgcagttggttTGTAATTGGGTCCAGAGTCAgctcaaaaacaaagcaaacatgtTTGACTGCGACTGAGGTCGGGTCTTTTACCCTCACACACTTGCAGATTCTAGTCTTTACccttcacacactcacagatttctgtccactgtccccaactagtgctgactggagcagactctgcccaactgtgaatcGTGGGTAAGATCGGACAAAAGAAAAtcttgtagtgtgtccccagtTTAAGACCCTCATGAAACAATTTCACAGATGATcataatgaaggaaaaacaacagttacTGCAGCCATAGccaaactataaaaaaaaaaatcaatcaagcaCCGGCTCCAGAGGGACTGAAATCCTTCATTATGCACagtcattatattattattacttttcatTACTTTTTACATGATAGTAATAATTTCAAAATCCttgctgtatgtatgtgttttcagttttttttttttatttaattctcaTGACACAATCTTCGTTAAGTTTGATATATTGTCTATGACGTGGTGTTTTAGGTGTAAACAatctggttttttttggtttatttctaACGTCTGCAATGATCAGCACCACAGGATGTGAGGTATTTCAAGAATTTCAACAGaacccttttttcccctctgttaaactttaatttttttttaaagaggaaatCATCATGGGGCCGACACTACACAGCACTCCATCTTGACAACCGCCAGACATTTCTAGGTCTACAGTGGCTAAAAACAGCCTGTGTCTGCTCTGACACACATGACCGAGTTAGACAAAGGATGATAAAGGCCAGACTACTTAGTGTTGTTTGtattaaaacatgaatttaagaggagaggagaggagaggacaaacAGATGAAGGAAGAACATCTCCAGTTGGGTAAAAAATTACCCATCAGGTGGAATTAAGTCCTTCAAacagcacatatatatatataaccactCCGCACAAtgcaagctgctgctgctgctgctgaataaaTACTCCTTTGATAATGATACAGGCTGATTTATATAGTATGTGgactatttatttatgaaaagtCCTTGTTGCAGGTatacaatttaaatgtttttgcttGTCTTAAACAATTCCCAAACACTTTTGGTTGTGAAGGTCAACAGTGCACTGACATATTGCAGCAACAACAAATCTTCAGCTCCTGTCAGATGTGGCTAAATACaccaaaagaacaacaaagcaGCAAACAGACACACTCCGCTCAGTCTAGGGCTGGGCCTTATTACACACAAGCCAGACCTGTGGCTGCAGGGACAGATCTGTAATTCCTTCTGCTTTAATAAAAGAACCCCCTGTGCTCACAATTGTTGTGGGTAATCATTTTTGAAACTAAGCAGAGAGAATGAGCTTCCTGTATATCTGAATAGTCACATGATATAGGTTTGCAGGTGTGGATGCAGATTGCTTTTATCTGAAAATAACGTTTTCAAATGAAGATGTAGTACTAATAATGTAGCCAAAGGCGACTAAAAAGCAAGTGTGCTGGAGAAGAGAGGTGGAGTTACTGGAGATCTTTCCTTACCCGGTCCATGATGTCCAGTTCACAGCGGAGTCTCTGGATGGCACTACCTATTTTCAGCAGCTGAAGGCGCAGAGCGTTGTCTATAGGCAGACAGGCCGCCACTCTGTAGGAAAAGTCTGACAAAAACCAGAGAAGAGAAAGGAGGGATGAAAGGAAGGAAGTACTaggaacacaaacaaagaggtggacatgtacgtgtgtgtgtatgcgccTGTGATCCATCTGTAATAAACTGAACAGAGGCTGACCTACGACGTTCGTAGGGAGAGAGTCATCCCTCAGATTCTCGTCCCATTCGTGGAGCTGTTTCTTCACTCTGTTCATGAGCGACTCCTGTGAGGTGgaacaaaggaggaggagaaaaaaaaacatggtttacATTCACTTCTGCGCTGTGTTTATGTATAAAGTAAATTCCAGGCATGGCACACAGGCTGATGATTTACTCACAGAGTCATAGAGTGCATAGACCCAGGGTGGCCATGATGTCAGACTGGCACAGTGAAACTTCCTCTGTGATGAACATCAGGCAAGCATCAGTGAATTAAATCCAAACTTAACCTGATCATTAATAAACTACCTGTACAATTACACCATATGGTCAAAAACAGTATGTGGACAGATGTGAGTAAGTAGCCCTAAGTGAAATGACCAAAAACTTTACCACAATGAAGATAATCAACTTTCTACAAATCAGATGTAAAACCTTCACAATAAGTATGTGTATATCATTATGTTACATAGTGTTATTGTCAACGTCTGTATCAGTAAAGGCCTTTTCCCTGCTGCTGATTATCACTGCAGCTGTAAACATCCccttaaaatacatacatttttttactttgtttgccAGTTTTGAAAaattagtcattagtcattgCTCGTAAACTAGGTTAAAGGGGCTCTACGTAAGACATGAAACTAGAGTTGTAAAACAGGTACTACAATAGAGACCAAACAATcctccacaaaccaaatgatgCCCAAACACATGATGCAGGTCCCACACTAGTAATTGAAATTGGGAATAAACTGACTGCACTATTGTTGTCaatgaagccagtatttcaacaTGTTTCCTTtatctctgatgacatatcatTATAATTTTTACATACAGCTCcattaaaacttttaaatatttgaaaaataatttattgtttttattggtaGAGTTGCATTCATTCATCGTGCATTCGTTTGATTCATTGTGATgtgaacatactgtatttggGCTTTACACTGATGGTGAAACGTGAGggtaaaataattatacataaaTTGATAGTTTAtggaaacatatttttttactttgtgtgaACAAATACAAGTCTCCTATTCTGAAGTATATAATATTGCACAGTGCtgtgttttaagtgtttaagAGTCTGACCTGTTGGTAGTTATTCCACCAGCACTGGGCCTGTTTGCAGGTCTGCGTGGGGGGTTTGGAGGACGGGTGCATGTGGAGCCTGGACAGAGGCGTCAGCTGCACGGCAGAGAGAGGATCTGGAAGGATTCGTTCTGGAAGGATCTGTACTTTGGCTTGTCTGAtcctggaaaataaaacaataataataggcTGTAAACCAACAGAAAGGGAAGGAGAGCAATATGAAAGATGGCATGTGAAATCAAATTAAACTGGGATTAATAATGGATCAAACAAACTGTATTATACATAACATACATATTCCAATATCTTGTTAGACAGATTGGATGTTATAAATTTAATGCAGTCAGCCGAGCAAGGCTCCAGCTCCCTCTAGGACTCTAAAAGGATAAGCAGTAGACATGCTGTGATGCATCATCCTCCAGATAATTTCAATATGTGGGTAACTTAAAATAAGACAATGTGTCCCACTAGATCAGAAATTCCAGTTAGCACTGGTAGTGAGATGTATTTAATTCAACACATTCCACCCCCTCAATTCTTTCTGTCTCAAAAAGAATATTTTATACTCATTTTCATGGGATCCAAAAACAGCAGTTTCAACATTTCTGCAGAAACAATATTTAATTGAATCATTTTTTGACTTTTAGTGACATTAGAGGTGTGACACAAAAAATAGCATAATTTAGCATAAGTGGTAAATGATGaggtgtgatgtcatgtgataaACTTGGCAGGGGTCTCTTGATCAGTAACTTGACCTTGAATGGGGTTTTAGCTAAATTAAGTTTTTAATCGGATATGGTGTCACAATGGACACATTTGGATTCATATGGTAGAATTATGTGGTATCTATCtgcattattattgtttcttttattcTATAATTCCTTGAAACATGTGAAACATGTATGATAACAATCACACCCTTAAACAACTTGCAATGGGTAAGTGTTTTTtggcaacaggaaacagaaaaaatgtgaaacaatttACAGCATTTTAAATAATGACAACGACATACAGTAGCTGGCTTCAGTTTCTGTGTTTGACAGTTGCATTGTCACGTCACATCAAAAACATTCAGACAATATTTCTGGGTAGGCCACAGCAACTGATTCCATTTGACTGAGTGGTATCCTAAAAGCTACACTTAGCATGTCCAGGACAAGAGAATTATGTCCAGCAATTTGTGTGCATTATATAATAACTTAATGTCGACTCACTTTTATAGACAATAAAACTCAACCATTTCCTCAGCAACTGTAAATGTAGACAGACTTGATCTATAATATGAATTCAACAATTAGATTAGCAGTAGTTTTGCTTCACAATTGATTGtaacatgcatttatttaagtAACAAACTTCTTATGCATTTGGTGGAATAGCAGCTGCACTCcacaataaattatttattttaggaGTATTAACTCTATTAATTATAATTTTCAGTTCAGTCTATGAAGTTGATCATGTGAAGAGTTAGTCTGCCCTTCAGCTGTGATCTATGACCAATACCAGCACTGGTTTTGAGTTATCTTGACCAACATTCAGATTTTATAGTGGTCCCCAAGAAACGGCTGATGAGAAACAGGTTCTAGTACAAAAATATTATGCTAAAACTTACCTCCTACGATACAATACCTTAAATATCCATTTAAATTCATTGCATGACACACTACTAGTTTTCTACCTTGTCAGGAATTTGATCACAGGTATCCCATTGATCAAATACTTGTTTGAGTCCTTGACGTGATAATGGAGGTGAAAACCTACATGACTCAGACTCATGAAAGCCACAAGCTTAAACTTTGTGTAAGAAAGATGGCACAATGTTAATGCCTTTATTCACTCTCACAGGAGTCATAATGTTTGGTTCAGTAGTTTACAGGGGCAATTTCTACTTACCCATCTGCTTGAGTTCTTATCTCGTGGACCTTGAATCTCTGCCTCCCCACAGCTTTCACTTTGACTGTTTCAATGCCATACTCGTGTTCTTCCCGGTATGCATAGATTTCAGCTGTCGTCCCAAACTCTGCCTCTGTCTCACCTGCATCGCTGCAGATACAGATATCACACCAAGCTATTAAAATTACACttgaacatttaaaagcatACTCGCTTTTATTAAGCGCTTTACTTTCATGAGGTTATGGACACACAAAGGACAGATTTTATTAAGTCAAAGTGACATTAAAATACATGCATTCCaataaaggaaagaaaggatgttaataccaggcaGGAATGTTATCAAAGAAGTTCCCTTTAAGTGTCATAAAAGATAGGGATGGCTATGCTACTGCAGGCAGACTAGAATAGATAAATGCATGAAATCATCAGTCTCTATTTAACAGACACAATGTTTGCCATTCATTACATCAGTGCATGCTTTGATCAACATCTTCTACAGAGGTTATTTGCACCATGGCCGCCTACCTGTGTGCGAGCACTGCAAAGGTGCGATCCTTCTGAATGACGCTCCTCATCATGCTGACCTCTTGTGGCATGAAGAGCTGTAGAGGAAGTGTCTGGCCTGGCACCAGCATCACAGCCGTGAGTGGCAGCACAGGAATTGTCTGACAACTGTCATCATCATGGACTGTTCGGCCGTGAAATTCCTCCATGTCTGAACCCAAATACTGCAGAGGCCGTATTTGGCCAGAGGTCAGTGTCAATATAGCAGAATCAGAAGCAGATTCATTGCCAAGTAGGTATTAACATACAGGGAATTTGCTTTGGTATTTTGGTGCAGAACAAACACAGATAGAAAATATAGGTAAAAATATTCAGGATCAATAGAGGTTAAAGCAGATTTAGGAAAATAGTTACATTTCAAGAATTAGAGAagacaatataaaatgaaagctaaaatatgtaaaaataagAGTAGAACATAGACAATCTGCTAAATGAACATCTCTGCAGGATATGCAAATATGTACAAGTACGGCAGTTGCAGTGCAGAACAGATATGAATGGGGTGTGAGCATTAATGTCTATGAGGAGGATCTGAGTAGTCTTGTTGATGAGCAGCAGAGGGGGAGAGACTATAACACAACATGACTATAGTAGCTGCACAAGATTCAGTGATCCATTAACAAACAATAaggctaaacacacacagacacattcttGAACAGCATTCTTAGTGAAGACACTAAGACAGATTGCATTCCTAGCACCGACCCTAAACTGTAATACCACAATTATATGTAACTATTTACCTAAATTAAACTGACCCCAAAACCAAGCCTGAATCCTCAGAGCCCTGTAAAGTTGTgtgcaccagttgtcctcaAACAGATGATGGATGTACAGACACAAGGTGAAAGGTGAGTGGTATTAATTGTGCAGAAAGCTATTATTACTCACAGCATGTGATGTGGGAAGACTGGGGTCAAAGGTAATTACGTTGGGCTTCTCTGCCTCTTCACTATCTCGGTCTTCAGTCTCCAtgtcattttcctcctcctcttcctcattatCTGTCATGGCACAAGCACAAAAAAGGCACTCAGAGAGGCCAGTTAGCCCCGCAGGCGTTGCCTTACCAAAGCTAAACAAGTCACTCGAATGCTAAAacgaaaagaaaggaaaagaaagcgAAACAACCAGGTTAAAAATGTGCCAGTCAGGATAGTGACTGGCCTGTGGTTTAGCCGTGTTAGCTGCATGTGAAGCGGAGAAAGAGATATACTCTCCGCTGGTGAAACTCGGATTATGTTGCGTTGGTTAATTAAATTGATACCTGGTAAAACTTGTAACCGGTTCCCCATGTTATCGTTAATATTGTCCTCGCCTCCACCCCTGTCGTCAGCCATATCCCTGTGTTTACAATTCtgactcttcctcttcttctacgGTGTATTCAGTGTGCGACGCCGAAACGACCCACAGCGCCCCCTCTCTGTAACAAGAGTCAACTGCATAAACTATGGATTATTCGGTAAATCAGcactgtcaaaaaatgtcataaagcaaataataatataatactaatactaatttTACAAAGTGCTTAGGGTGAAATTGTGTGAGTATAGTTATGGAAAAATAACTACAAATGGTGGTGCAAAGATGTCCACGCAAGTGACACATAATATTTAGTTGTTAATTGTTTTCCAAGCACCAGCACCTGTACTGTGGTTTATGTGGCGTTTGGCACAAAGGAGTCTTAGTTTTGAatatggagtaaaaaaaaatcatcctgaCTGACCACATTAGAGCTACCTAGCAGTGTTGACTTGTGTTTGCTGATCAAATTCTTAAATCACACCCAACTGGCTGCAGGACACAGGTCAGGGCTTCATCAAGCCTAACAGGACAGTTGAGGACATAATAGTCAAATTGGGCAAAACATCCAAGGATCGTGGGGTGCACGACTAACCATGTGTCCTGAAAGTTAGACAATACATTTTCTCCTAATTCATAAAATATACTATGAAATTAGCTATTAACTTTATCACaaaatttgaatatttatgACATAAATGAATACTTAACTTAGCAAATAAATTAGTAAACAGTTGACTATGTTGTAACTATAACAAAATGTAAAGGATTAATCAACTACCctttgagaaaacaaacatggattTACACGTGAGAACTTCTATTGACATTTGAAATCTTGTGCAATATATTAAAGTCAGTGCAGTATATGATATACATATTTAGAACATGATCACAACCAATTTTCGAATGCTTGGTGagcaatgattaaaaaaaacgacaaagagACATTTTATTGAGCTTCACACTGGAAAGGAATTCTATCTCATTAGCAAGGTTTGGGTAAGTATCATATGCATGGTGCCTATAAACAATCAGATATCTCTAAACtccatttaaattcatttattagGTCTTGTAAGGTACTTTATGcctaaaatgacacaaaaaataaaatttatttGTGATTCATTCATCAAACAAATTTGTTATACATAGCTGGTTTtcttattcaaaataatattaggaGTTGgcagttaaaaataaactgtCAACTCTCAATGAAATCTATATCATAAGCCATGAGGAACAGTTTGTACTGTTCTGTTAAAAGGGGAATTGGATTAGCTGGAAATGGCAGAGGAAATCGTGCACAACTTGGTGAGTGCTGGGGTGAGCAGCCAGGAATGCTGAGGGAATAAGGATTCCCACAGTGGCAATGCAAATAGGCAAACCTTTCACTAGACATTTAGCGTAGCGGCACCACTGGGGCACTTGAATGTGAGCCTCAAGCTGCTCAGGCACTTCAGTGAGTGCCTCAAGCTGCTCAGGCTCTTCAGCAGGGGCCCTCAACTGCTCAGGTTCTTCGGTGGGTGCCTCAACCTGCTCAGGCTCTTCATACGGAGCATTCAGTTGCTCAGGCGCTTCAGTAGGTGCCTCAAGCTGGTCAGGCTCTTCAGCAGGAGCCTCCAGTTGCTCAGGCTCTGGCTCTTCAGTGGGTGTCTCAAGCTCTTCAGCAGGAGCCTCCAGTTGCTCAGGCTCTGGCTCTTCAGTGGGTGTCTCAGGCTCTTCAGCAGGAGCCTCCAGTTGCTCAGGCTCTTCAGTGGGTGTCTCAAGCTCTTCAGCAGGAGCCTCCAGTTGCTCAGGCTCTGGCTCTTCAGTGGGTGTCTCAGGCTCTTCAGCAGGAGCCTCCAGTTGCTCAGGCTCTGGCTCTTCAGTGGGTGTCTCAAGCTCTTCAGCAGGAGCCTCCAGTTGCTCAGGCTCTGGCTCTTCAGTGGGTGTCTCAAGCTCTTCAGCAGGAGCCTCCAGTTGCTCAGGCTCTGGCTCTTCAGTGGGTGTCTCAAGCTCTTCAGCAGGAGCCTCCAGTTGCTCAGGCTCTGGCTCTTCAGTGGGTGTCTCAAGCTCTTCAGCAGGAGCCTCCAGTTGCTCAGGCTCTGGCTCTTCAGTGGGTGTCTCAAGCTCTTCAGCAGGAGTCCTCAGCAGCTCAGACTCTTCAGTGAGTGTCTCAACCTCTTCAGCAGAAGCCCTCAGCTGCTCAGGCTCAGGCTCCTCAGTGAGTGCCTCAAGCTGCCCAGGCTCTTCTACTGGAGCCGCCAGCTGCTGATGATCTTGTGCATGATGAGTAAGTATTTCTGTGTGTAATGGTTCCAACATCTCTACTTCCTGCTTAAGCTCTGGCCGGTTCTTCAAAttagaaagtgttttttttgttgtttttttttcaaattactTATAATTTCAATATGCTCCCCTTTATATTTAGCCATTTCTCAGcaatttcaatatttatatttccCAGAGCTTTGACTTGGTTGTTGAACATCTTATACACTACATTTTCTTCTAATACACAAAATATGCAATTACATTCAATTCTACTAACTtgataattaaagaaaaaaatatttatgaaaTTAATGGAAACTTAAATGAGCAAATAAATTAGTATAACTACAACACAACATAAAGGATTACTTAGTAAAATCAACTACCCTTGGTAAAACAAAGATGGTTTACATGTGATAACttatattgacatttaaaatgtgcaatatattAAAGTTAGTGCAGTAGAtgatacatatatttataccATGATCATTTTCCAATGCTTAGTGAGCAATGATTTAAAGAAAACGATGTAAAAGTACATTACAGTGTGTCTGaagaaacatttgttaaaaCAGAGTAAAACGAGGTGGTGAACAACAAAGGTAAACAGTGAGTATTTACCTAAGTAGACTTTTGAGTTGCTTTTATGTTTCAAATGCTTCTTCTTTGTAATTTCAGAGgcatatattgtatttttcctTCCCCAAAGATTAATCTCTGACATAATAGTTacatgtgtgatgatgacaccCATGATGTCATCACATGGGTGATGATGTCACCGTGTAGATGTGTGTCAACTGTGTGACTGTAGTACAAAGTCAATAACTAGTATATATTAATGTAAGGGCTTTTACCAAATTATTTGAAATTAAGACAGAAATGTTCAAAACCTATGCATTTCCGTAATTTTAACAAAGTAATTGTTTGTCAGACCCCAATGAAGAAATTTTAAATTCAAAGTCAGTCCTTGATTTCcaccattcttcttctttttctaataAATTCTTCAGCACAGAGGTTCAAAGTCTCCGATCACAGATCAAAGTCCttctttgaaaaacattttctctcaatgatttttaaggaaaaacataaaagccctgtttgtgtttttcaaagatTTTCAGATAGCTGGCTAATCCACAAAGTCCCAACCTTGTCCCTTCTCTTTAACTTGCAGAGAGTAATGATGCCAACCCCTTCTGCCACTGTCTCACTGCATCCTTTCCTTGACAATTTCCTAATATCCTTCACCTCCTGAATGCCGAGCAGGGACccacataaatattatattacagCCCATTTTCTTAACCTTGTATAGGCAATATAATATTTCAACAACCAAGTCATTGCAGGCCATTGATTTCCCATCCCTCAACATCATCTGTTTGTTTGCCTAGATGCTTGGAAATAAAACTCATAATTCATGATTCAAACAAACAGGTcttttatgacttttatgttTGTGGTCTTTGTACAAATCTTAAACCTGTAACCCCAGCAGaagataaaacataaataagaagAATGTGGGCCTGGTCAATGAATTTCACAGCCATACAGAAAGGAAATGTATGTACAGGTAGTTTATATATGGATTTGAAGACCAGCTAACAGATTTGTAGTCTTTAACTATAATGTTCAAGAATATAAAAGATTGACAGACAACTTAATTATGTGTACCATAGAACTATTGGTGGCTTTGGAGTGGGTTGACCAAGCCAGGGCAATTTGTGGTAATTCAGCATCTGTTTTGTGGAGCCTGTTTATCAGACATTTCATATTGCCTCTTATGTTCCAAGACTGGAACATAATAGGCAAGATCTGCTCTTTGAAATAATAGAAAACCATTAACAAGTAATAAGACATGGTACTGTAGTGGCATTCCTGTGAACTCCAGCTCATATGGATATAGTGTTTAATGAACGAGTAGATAAACTGGCCAAACAAGCTGTCAAAAAAGTATTCATAGATGGCACAATTAAACTGTCCAAATCAGAGGGGGAAAGTGTTGTGATGAAGGAAATTATGGATTATGGAGTGACAGACAGCAACTTTGGGATAGGGGGCTGAAAGGAAGACATCTTAATGCAATCCAACACAGAGTGGATCGATCCGGAAATCAGAGGATGTAATATGAACAGGTCTACATCAACAGATTAAGGATCGGGCCCAGCAATTTCAAAGGAACAGGCAACTGTGAACAATATGAA
Coding sequences within:
- the crbn gene encoding protein cereblon, with amino-acid sequence MADDRGGGEDNINDNMGNRLQVLPDNEEEEEENDMETEDRDSEEAEKPNVITFDPSLPTSHAYLGSDMEEFHGRTVHDDDSCQTIPVLPLTAVMLVPGQTLPLQLFMPQEVSMMRSVIQKDRTFAVLAHSDAGETEAEFGTTAEIYAYREEHEYGIETVKVKAVGRQRFKVHEIRTQADGIRQAKVQILPERILPDPLSAVQLTPLSRLHMHPSSKPPTQTCKQAQCWWNNYQQRKFHCASLTSWPPWVYALYDSESLMNRVKKQLHEWDENLRDDSLPTNVVDFSYRVAACLPIDNALRLQLLKIGSAIQRLRCELDIMDRCTSLCCKQCQDTEITTKNEIFSLSLYGPMAAYVNPHGYVHETLTVYKANNLNLLGRPSTLHSWFPGYAWTIAQCRNCRSHMGWKFTATQKDLSPPRFWGLTRSAMLPRIPEGEGDEGREGSRLFCL
- the LOC131460591 gene encoding cell surface glycoprotein 1-like, producing MLEPLHTEILTHHAQDHQQLAAPVEEPGQLEALTEEPEPEQLRASAEEVETLTEESELLRTPAEELETPTEEPEPEQLEAPAEELETPTEEPEPEQLEAPAEELETPTEEPEPEQLEAPAEELETPTEEPEPEQLEAPAEELETPTEEPEPEQLEAPAEEPETPTEEPEPEQLEAPAEELETPTEEPEQLEAPAEEPETPTEEPEPEQLEAPAEELETPTEEPEPEQLEAPAEEPDQLEAPTEAPEQLNAPYEEPEQVEAPTEEPEQLRAPAEEPEQLEALTEVPEQLEAHIQVPQWCRYAKCLVKGLPICIATVGILIPSAFLAAHPSTHQVVHDFLCHFQLIQFPF